Part of the Paenibacillus sp. YPG26 genome, ACTCAAAATGCCATCTATATTGTACTGGTGGTATTAATTATCGGGATCGCGATCTATGACCCGTCATTTATCGGGATTAATGCACTGCGTGATGTATTGAACCAATCGGCTACGCGGACCATTATAGCGCTGGGTGTTGCCTTTATCCTCATAACGGGAGGAACGGATTTATCCGCAGGACGCATGGTTGGTCTAACTGCTGTTATCTCAGCTTCCATGCTGCAGGTCCAGGACTACCCAAGAAGGTTCTTCCCAGATCTCATTGATCTGCCAGTTATTGTTCCCGTACTTCTTGCTATAGCAGTTGGATTCTTGTTCGGTATGATCAATGGTCTGATTGTCGCCAAATTAAGGGTTCCCCCATTCATCGCTACACTGGGTACGATGGTTATCATTTATGGTGTGAACTCTCTCTATTTCGATATGGATCCGAACCATTCCCAGCCAATTGGCGGCCTGAGACCCGACTTTACAACCTGGTGGGGATCCGGTAGTATCGGTTCAGGCCCGTACTCTGTCCCTTATATCGTTATAATTGCCATTGTCGTCTCTATTCTGGTATGGGTTATCTTCAACAAAACACGGCTCGGTAAAAATATGTATGCGATTGGCGGTAACGAACAAGCCGCTAAAGTCTCAGGAATTAACGTATCCCGCAACCTGATCTGGATCTATTCTATCGCAGGCGCATTGTATGGTCTTGCGGGGGTAATGGAAGCAGCCAGAACAGGCGGAGCAACGAATAACTACGGTAACATGTATGAGCTTGATGCGATTGCGGCATGCGTGGTTGGCGGTGTATCGACAACTGGAGGTATAGGTACAGTACCGGGGGTCCTGACCGGGGTGTTAATCTTTACAGTGATCAACTATGGATTAACCTTCATTGGAGTAAGCCCCAACTGGCAGCTCATCATTAAAGGTATGATCATCGTTGCCGCTGTAGCCTTCGATATGCGCAAATATGCGAGCAAAAAATAATATAGGATAAGGATTCACCAGCCGCGGCAGAAATGTCGCGGTTATACCACATTTTGGTAATGCAAGGTCATTCTATCCATGTTAAAATGTAACATAGAACGAACTCTCTTGATCTAGATTTAAAGGTTATGGGTTGCTCGCAGTAAATTACTTCTTGGAAAGGGGGATTATCATGAATCAGCCATTAATGGGGCAACGGGCATTGCGTATGTGCTGCGCATTATTAACGGTGCTTCTGCTCGGTACGTTCTCCATTCATTCAGACGCTGCCGCTGCTTCCGCGGCGACACCAAAGTCCAGTCAATTGTCCAAGCAGGCGGAACTTGCGGCGAGGTTCGCGAAGATTCAGGCAGACCGGGCAGCCAAGGTGGTTGAGCTTGTGAACAAGGAACGGACAAGCGCGGGACTGAAGAAGCTTGTTGTGCATGACAAGCTGAGAGGTCTGGCGAAGGATAAGGCGATCGACCTGTACAAGCATAATTATTTCAGCCATACTTCACCCACCTTTGGTTCTCCGTTCGACATGATGGATGCATACCATATTACGTTTCGTTACGCGGGTGAGAACATTGCCAAGGGACAGCGTACCCCCGAGGAAGTAGTCAAGGACTGGATGAAGAGCCCGGGCCATCGCAAAAATATTCTTAACGCCCACTACACGCTGATTGGTGTCGGTTATTACAATGGACTCTGGGTCCAGGAATTTATCGGAAAATGATTCAAGCACTGCTTCACCCACTGGGGTAAGCAGTGCTTTTTGTGTCCGTCCTTTTTCTAAAGGGATATCGGCGTGTACAGCTTATACTTGCTAATCATCGAAGATCAAGAAGCAGGGGCATAGAACAATAAAGAAGCAGCGGAACATGTCCGCTGCTTCTTCAATACAATATGGGTTATGCAGGGGTCGAACCTGCGACCTGCCGATTAAGAGTCGGCTGCTCTACCAACTAAGCTAATAACCCGAAATAGGTACTCGGTGAAATTTATTATACTCTTTGACCTTGCCAATGTCCAGTGTTAACTCTAGTGAATTTGCAAATTGTAAAGAGGTGATTTATGTTAATTACATATGTCTAACCTATGTATATATGATTCAGAAACACCTGACAAATAAAGCGGGAGGGTTATTATGAATTCGTCGTCTTGGGCTTGGAGGACCATAGGCATTTCTTCTATTCTGGCAACGCTGCTGCTGTGTGCCGGATTTTTGTATGCCGTGAAAGATGTAATCGCACCGGAGGCCGGGAATCTGTGGGCAAGCATGCCTAGCGGGAGCTTGTCAGATGCAGCCCCGACCACGGATGCCAAGGAATTGAATATCGTATCACTTGGAGATTCCCTGGCTAAAGGGACTGGTGATGATACCGGGCAAGGATTTGTGCGCAGAGCGGTAACCGGGCTTCAGCAAGAACAGAAGCTTCCGGTTAAGCTTGTGAATAATTTGGGTGTGAACGGCATGACTACAAAGGGGCTTCTGCCAACGCTTAGCGAAGAGGGAGTTCAGTATGTGCTTAGGAATTCCAACATTATTCTCCTGTCTATTGGAGGAAATGATCTGTTCCAGGGAGCCCAGAATGTCCAAGCCGGCAAGGCACTTCCTACTTATGAAGAGTTGTCTTCCGAGGTGGAGGAGGCTTCCGCAAGGCTGAAGCAGATTGTCGATCGAATCCACAAGATCAATCCCACTGCTCAGCTTGTGTACGTTGGACTCTATAATCCTTTCAACGACCTGAAGGAAATGCGGATTCCCGGGAACCAGGCCGTGGCGGAGTGGAACATGAGGGCTTCAGAGATACTGAACAGCTATGAGACTGGGCGAGTAGTCTCGACCTTTGATATTTTTACGGGAAATACAAAGAAATACT contains:
- a CDS encoding GDSL-type esterase/lipase family protein: MNSSSWAWRTIGISSILATLLLCAGFLYAVKDVIAPEAGNLWASMPSGSLSDAAPTTDAKELNIVSLGDSLAKGTGDDTGQGFVRRAVTGLQQEQKLPVKLVNNLGVNGMTTKGLLPTLSEEGVQYVLRNSNIILLSIGGNDLFQGAQNVQAGKALPTYEELSSEVEEASARLKQIVDRIHKINPTAQLVYVGLYNPFNDLKEMRIPGNQAVAEWNMRASEILNSYETGRVVSTFDIFTGNTKKYLADDHFHPNGDGYQYIAERIVQGLR
- a CDS encoding CAP domain-containing protein, with protein sequence MNQPLMGQRALRMCCALLTVLLLGTFSIHSDAAAASAATPKSSQLSKQAELAARFAKIQADRAAKVVELVNKERTSAGLKKLVVHDKLRGLAKDKAIDLYKHNYFSHTSPTFGSPFDMMDAYHITFRYAGENIAKGQRTPEEVVKDWMKSPGHRKNILNAHYTLIGVGYYNGLWVQEFIGK
- the mglC gene encoding galactose/methyl galactoside ABC transporter permease MglC, whose product is MSARRIQDMITQNAIYIVLVVLIIGIAIYDPSFIGINALRDVLNQSATRTIIALGVAFILITGGTDLSAGRMVGLTAVISASMLQVQDYPRRFFPDLIDLPVIVPVLLAIAVGFLFGMINGLIVAKLRVPPFIATLGTMVIIYGVNSLYFDMDPNHSQPIGGLRPDFTTWWGSGSIGSGPYSVPYIVIIAIVVSILVWVIFNKTRLGKNMYAIGGNEQAAKVSGINVSRNLIWIYSIAGALYGLAGVMEAARTGGATNNYGNMYELDAIAACVVGGVSTTGGIGTVPGVLTGVLIFTVINYGLTFIGVSPNWQLIIKGMIIVAAVAFDMRKYASKK